One genomic segment of Candidatus Eremiobacterota bacterium includes these proteins:
- a CDS encoding addiction module protein yields MEKGDLPLSKLSFEQKLHLMEILWADLTQDEAVFQSPAWHKAVLKDREKAWAGGKLTVSDWEHSKKRIKKKVS; encoded by the coding sequence ATGGAAAAAGGTGACCTACCTCTTTCAAAGCTTTCATTTGAACAGAAGCTGCACCTTATGGAGATCCTTTGGGCAGACCTCACCCAAGATGAAGCAGTCTTCCAATCCCCTGCCTGGCATAAAGCGGTCCTTAAGGATCGCGAGAAGGCATGGGCGGGAGGAAAACTCACTGTGTCGGACTGGGAGCACTCCAAGAAAAGAATCAAGAAGAAGGTTTCATGA
- a CDS encoding type II toxin-antitoxin system PemK/MazF family toxin gives MTAEKKPPLKKKAMIKRGDVLLVDLNPARGSEQRKIRPCVVLQNDVGNLYSPVTIVACITSGDKSLYETEVEVKAPEGGLRNNSLVLLNQIRTIDKSRIIGHCGELSPETMKLVNESLMVSLGLAGL, from the coding sequence ATGACCGCTGAGAAGAAGCCGCCATTGAAAAAGAAAGCGATGATAAAAAGAGGCGATGTCCTCCTTGTGGATCTGAACCCCGCCAGAGGAAGTGAACAAAGAAAAATCAGGCCCTGTGTGGTCCTTCAGAACGATGTGGGCAATCTCTACAGTCCCGTGACAATTGTCGCCTGCATCACCTCGGGAGACAAGAGCCTTTATGAGACCGAGGTAGAGGTCAAAGCTCCCGAGGGGGGATTGAGGAATAATTCGCTGGTCCTGCTCAACCAGATAAGAACCATTGACAAATCAAGAATCATTGGCCATTGCGGTGAGCTTTCTCCCGAAACAATGAAGCTTGTGAACGAATCCCTCATGGTGAGCCTCGGCCTTGCGGGTCTATGA
- a CDS encoding type II toxin-antitoxin system PemK/MazF family toxin codes for MKRGDVYRAELVPRSGSEQRGVRPVIIVSHDGFNETPGWRSVIVVPLSTSPAQAGRGPTAIPLAAGTAGLGKDSIALCHQVTTLDRSKLTRHMGALSAPLLALVEKAMKIVTMDRH; via the coding sequence ATGAAACGCGGAGACGTGTACCGGGCCGAGCTCGTACCTCGCTCAGGATCAGAGCAGCGGGGTGTCCGTCCCGTGATAATTGTTTCTCATGACGGCTTCAACGAAACGCCGGGCTGGCGGTCGGTCATAGTGGTTCCTCTCTCCACCTCACCTGCGCAGGCAGGGAGAGGCCCTACGGCGATCCCTCTCGCCGCAGGCACAGCCGGCCTGGGAAAGGACAGCATCGCCCTCTGCCATCAGGTCACCACACTTGACCGCTCAAAGCTCACACGGCATATGGGAGCATTGTCTGCACCGCTTCTTGCCCTGGTTGAAAAAGCCATGAAGATAGTTACAATGGATAGGCACTGA